A region from the uncultured Bacteroides sp. genome encodes:
- a CDS encoding AraC family transcriptional regulator yields the protein MFVENVLKRYGVSYLSVQLGKIEIRDQVTRNQYTQIQDALLKFGLDIITDKKKILIEKIKTSIIELIHNPDKQSKINFSAYLSCKLKYNYTYLSNVFSENEGITIEHFIIRHKIERVKELILYNELNISEIANKLHYSSTAHLSNQFKKETGITPTFFKGLKEKELKKPADI from the coding sequence ATGTTTGTAGAGAATGTTCTAAAACGCTATGGAGTAAGTTATTTATCAGTTCAATTGGGAAAAATAGAAATCAGAGACCAGGTTACACGCAATCAATACACTCAAATTCAAGATGCTTTATTAAAATTCGGATTAGATATAATCACCGATAAGAAGAAAATTTTAATTGAAAAAATAAAAACATCGATAATAGAATTGATACATAATCCGGATAAGCAGTCTAAGATAAACTTTTCTGCTTATTTAAGCTGTAAATTGAAGTATAATTATACTTATCTATCTAATGTTTTTTCGGAGAATGAAGGCATTACAATAGAACATTTTATAATTCGCCACAAAATAGAAAGAGTGAAAGAACTCATCCTGTATAATGAATTGAATATTTCGGAAATTGCAAACAAATTACATTATAGTAGCACAGCTCATCTATCAAACCAATTTAAAAAAGAAACAGGAATTACCCCCACTTTTTTTAAAGGTCTAAAAGAAAAAGAGCTCAAAAAGCCGGCAGATATTTAA
- a CDS encoding GlsB/YeaQ/YmgE family stress response membrane protein: MELGIVGSIVIGILAGFAAGQITKGRGFGLIVNLIVGLIGAVLGGFLFRLMGVNFGGIIGTLIVSIVGAVVFLWILSMFHGRNNKSGL; the protein is encoded by the coding sequence ATGGAATTAGGTATTGTTGGTTCAATAGTTATTGGAATTCTCGCCGGTTTTGCTGCCGGCCAGATTACAAAAGGGCGTGGTTTCGGGTTAATTGTAAATCTGATAGTTGGTTTGATCGGCGCTGTATTGGGTGGTTTTCTCTTCAGGCTGATGGGAGTAAATTTTGGCGGAATTATAGGAACGTTAATTGTGTCTATTGTCGGAGCAGTTGTATTCTTGTGGATACTTTCCATGTTTCACGGAAGAAACAATAAGTCAGGACTATGA
- the pgl gene encoding 6-phosphogluconolactonase has protein sequence MKQYIYASSAETARALILHLINLISEEPRKIFNIAFSGGSTPALMFDLWANEYSVVTPWDRIRIWWVDERCVRPENSDSNYGMMRMLLLDIVPIPESNIFRIEGESNPEEEAVRYSGLAKKYMQQQSSGMPAFDIVLLGAGNDGHTSSIFQGQEHLLISPNVYEVSCNPHNAQKRIALTGQSIINAGRVIFFIMGKDKADVVAEICMSGDTCPAAYVAHHANKVELFLDEAAAVKLQDK, from the coding sequence ATGAAACAATATATATATGCATCTTCTGCTGAAACAGCTCGTGCACTGATATTACATCTGATAAATTTAATTTCGGAAGAACCTCGTAAAATCTTTAATATAGCCTTTAGCGGAGGCAGTACTCCGGCATTGATGTTCGATTTGTGGGCCAATGAATACAGTGTTGTAACCCCTTGGGACAGAATACGAATATGGTGGGTGGACGAACGCTGTGTGCGTCCGGAGAATTCTGATAGTAACTATGGAATGATGCGTATGCTGCTATTAGATATAGTGCCAATACCCGAAAGTAATATTTTTCGTATTGAAGGCGAAAGCAACCCGGAAGAGGAGGCTGTTCGGTACTCCGGCTTGGCAAAAAAATATATGCAGCAACAAAGTAGTGGTATGCCTGCCTTTGATATTGTGTTACTCGGTGCGGGAAATGACGGGCATACTTCCTCCATCTTTCAGGGTCAGGAGCATTTACTTATATCACCTAATGTGTATGAAGTGAGTTGCAATCCCCATAATGCTCAAAAAAGAATAGCACTCACCGGGCAATCCATTATAAATGCCGGTAGAGTTATATTCTTTATTATGGGAAAAGATAAAGCGGATGTGGTAGCCGAAATATGCATGTCGGGCGATACTTGTCCGGCAGCTTATGTTGCTCATCATGCCAATAAAGTGGAACTGTTTTTAGACGAGGCAGCGGCAGTTAAGCTACAAGATAAATAG
- the zwf gene encoding glucose-6-phosphate dehydrogenase — protein sequence MVIFGASGDLTKRKLMPALYSLYKEGRLPKAFSILGIGRTVYTDSNYRSYILGEEKQYLKHEEQDEQVMGDFVSHLYYLSIDPAVESEYEQLRARLEELSGNEHPDNLLFYLATPPSLYGVIPQHLKKWRLNSKHARIIVEKPFGYDLASAQELNRIYSSVFEEHQIYRIDHFLGKETAQNLLAFRFANGIFEPLWNRNYVDYVEVTAVENLGIEQRGGFYDTTGALRDMVQNHLIQLVALTAMEPPAAFNADSFRNEVVKVYESLTPLDEIDLDEHIVRGQYMASNSKKGYREEKNIAADSRTETYIAMKLGISNWRWSGVPFYIRTGKQMPTKVTEIVIHFKETPHQMFHAVGDKGPTANKLILRLQPNEGMVLKFGMKLPGPGFEVKQVAMDFSYDQLGGVPSGDAYARLIEDCIQGDPTLFTRSDAVEASWRFFDPILRYWKEHTEAPLYGYPVGTWGPLESEAMMHEHGADWTNPCKNLTNTDQYCEL from the coding sequence ATGGTTATATTTGGCGCTTCGGGAGATTTAACGAAGCGCAAGTTGATGCCGGCACTTTACTCTTTATATAAGGAAGGCCGGCTACCGAAAGCGTTTTCTATTCTGGGCATAGGAAGAACGGTATATACGGATAGTAACTATCGTTCGTATATTTTGGGTGAAGAAAAACAATACTTAAAGCACGAGGAACAAGATGAACAGGTGATGGGGGATTTTGTGTCTCATCTGTACTACCTGTCTATTGATCCGGCTGTGGAGAGTGAGTATGAACAATTACGGGCACGATTAGAAGAATTGAGCGGCAATGAACATCCGGATAATTTATTGTTTTATCTGGCTACACCGCCTTCTTTGTATGGAGTGATTCCGCAACACTTGAAGAAATGGAGACTTAACAGTAAGCATGCGCGGATTATTGTGGAGAAACCTTTTGGTTATGATCTGGCATCGGCCCAAGAGCTTAATCGTATTTATTCTTCTGTGTTTGAAGAACATCAGATATATCGCATTGATCACTTCCTTGGGAAGGAAACAGCACAGAATCTGTTGGCTTTTCGGTTTGCCAATGGTATCTTTGAACCGTTGTGGAACAGAAATTATGTGGATTACGTGGAGGTAACGGCTGTAGAGAATCTGGGCATTGAACAACGCGGCGGATTTTATGATACTACCGGAGCTTTGCGAGACATGGTGCAAAATCATCTTATACAGTTGGTTGCACTAACGGCTATGGAGCCGCCTGCCGCCTTTAATGCAGATAGCTTCAGAAATGAAGTGGTAAAAGTATACGAATCTTTAACTCCACTCGATGAGATAGATCTGGACGAACATATTGTGCGCGGGCAATACATGGCTTCCAACTCTAAAAAAGGGTATCGCGAAGAAAAGAATATAGCGGCCGATTCTCGCACTGAAACATATATTGCCATGAAGTTGGGCATCAGTAACTGGCGGTGGAGTGGGGTGCCATTCTATATCCGCACTGGCAAGCAAATGCCTACAAAAGTAACGGAGATTGTGATACATTTCAAAGAAACGCCTCACCAGATGTTTCACGCAGTGGGCGATAAAGGTCCTACGGCCAACAAGTTGATTTTACGCTTGCAGCCCAATGAGGGAATGGTGCTGAAGTTTGGCATGAAGTTGCCCGGACCCGGCTTTGAAGTGAAGCAAGTAGCCATGGATTTTAGTTACGACCAACTGGGCGGCGTGCCATCGGGAGATGCTTATGCCCGACTCATAGAAGATTGCATACAGGGAGATCCTACACTCTTTACCCGTAGTGATGCCGTAGAAGCATCGTGGCGTTTCTTTGACCCGATATTACGTTATTGGAAAGAGCATACGGAAGCTCCGTTATATGGATATCCCGTAGGTACCTGGGGACCGTTGGAGAGTGAAGCAATGATGCACGAACACGGAGCTGATTGGACCAACCCCTGTAAAAATCTGACTAACACTGATCAATATTGCGAATTATGA
- the gnd gene encoding decarboxylating NADP(+)-dependent phosphogluconate dehydrogenase: MEKQKSDIGLIGLAVMGENLALNMESKNWQVSVYNRTVPGIEEGVVDRFVNGRGKGKNIQGFTDIKDFVESIAAPRKIMMMVRAGSAVDELMEQLFPLLSAGDILIDGGNSNYEDTNRRVELTESKGFLFVGSGVSGGEEGALNGASIMPGGSAEAWAHVSPILQSIAAKAPDGTPCCQWVGPAGSGHFVKMIHNGIEYGDMQLIAEAYWVMKNFLGIDNEEMASIFTGWNEGKLRSYLIEITARILQHKDKSGDYLVDKILDAAGQKGTGKWSVINAMELGMPLGLIASAVFERSLSSQKALREMASRQYKHGHRQAVYNKPELVDEIYSALYASKLVSYAQGFAVLKQASDSFGWKLNLSSVARMWRGGCIIRSAFLNDIAAAFEAEEKPEHLLLAPYFKEEMQQLLPGWKSLVGQAMHEELPVPAFSSALNYFYSLISDTLPANMVQAQRDYFGAHTFERTDNPRGTFFHENWTGHGGNTKSGTYNV; the protein is encoded by the coding sequence ATGGAAAAACAGAAATCGGATATAGGTCTTATCGGACTTGCAGTGATGGGAGAGAATCTTGCTTTGAATATGGAAAGTAAGAATTGGCAAGTTTCGGTGTACAATCGTACAGTTCCGGGCATAGAAGAAGGAGTGGTAGATCGTTTTGTAAACGGACGTGGAAAAGGGAAAAATATACAGGGTTTTACAGATATAAAAGATTTTGTGGAATCAATAGCTGCACCTCGTAAAATAATGATGATGGTGCGTGCGGGTAGTGCGGTAGATGAGCTGATGGAGCAACTCTTTCCTTTGCTTTCTGCAGGAGATATATTGATAGATGGTGGTAACTCTAACTATGAAGATACGAACAGACGGGTAGAGCTCACCGAATCAAAGGGATTTTTGTTTGTGGGTAGTGGCGTTTCCGGCGGCGAAGAAGGTGCACTCAACGGTGCTTCGATAATGCCGGGTGGCTCTGCCGAAGCCTGGGCTCATGTGAGTCCTATTCTGCAAAGCATTGCCGCCAAGGCGCCGGACGGAACTCCTTGTTGCCAATGGGTAGGCCCGGCAGGTTCGGGGCATTTTGTGAAGATGATTCACAATGGCATAGAGTATGGCGATATGCAGCTTATAGCGGAAGCTTATTGGGTGATGAAGAACTTTTTAGGCATCGACAATGAGGAGATGGCCTCCATCTTTACCGGTTGGAACGAAGGCAAACTTCGCAGTTACCTGATCGAGATAACGGCTCGCATCTTACAGCATAAAGATAAATCGGGCGATTATCTGGTAGATAAAATATTGGATGCTGCCGGACAGAAAGGTACAGGTAAGTGGTCGGTAATAAACGCTATGGAATTGGGTATGCCGCTGGGACTTATAGCCAGTGCTGTTTTTGAACGTAGCCTGTCGTCGCAAAAAGCTTTGCGCGAAATGGCTTCACGTCAATATAAGCACGGACACAGGCAAGCCGTTTACAACAAGCCGGAATTGGTGGATGAAATCTATTCGGCTCTTTATGCTTCTAAATTGGTGTCTTATGCACAGGGCTTTGCTGTGTTGAAACAAGCCTCAGATTCGTTTGGATGGAAGCTCAATTTGTCGTCTGTTGCACGTATGTGGCGAGGCGGCTGCATTATTCGTAGCGCGTTTTTGAACGATATTGCCGCTGCGTTCGAAGCGGAAGAAAAGCCGGAACATTTGTTGTTGGCCCCGTATTTCAAAGAAGAGATGCAACAATTGTTGCCCGGTTGGAAGAGTCTGGTGGGACAAGCCATGCATGAGGAATTGCCGGTACCGGCTTTCTCGTCGGCGCTGAACTATTTCTATTCACTGATTTCGGACACGTTGCCTGCCAACATGGTACAGGCACAGCGCGATTACTTTGGGGCGCATACCTTTGAACGTACAGATAACCCGCGTGGCACGTTCTTTCACGAGAATTGGACCGGACATGGAGGCAATACGAAATCGGGTACGTATAATGTATAA
- a CDS encoding dicarboxylate/amino acid:cation symporter translates to MRKIHIGLLARIIIAILLGIAIGHILPSPLVRLFATFNALFSELLNFSIPLIILGFVTVAIADIGKKAGKMLLITVSIAYGATLFSGFLSYFTGSALFPLLITPGSPLNEFNQVQDALPYFSIAIPPLMNVMTSLVLAFTLGLGLAGLKSNSLKEVARDFQEIILQLINSVILPLLPIYIFGIFLNMTHTGQVYSVLTVFIKIIGVIFLLHIFLLVFQYCIAALFVKRNPFKLLGRMMPAYFTALGTQSSAATIPVTLEQTKKNGVSADIAGFVIPLCATIHLSGSTLKIVGCALALMMMQGMPHDFPMFAGFIFMLGVTMVAAPGVPGGAIMAALGVLQSMLGFDQSAQALMIALYIAMDSFGTACNVTGDGAIALVIDKIMGKKQALHSEL, encoded by the coding sequence ATGAGAAAAATACACATTGGCCTCCTGGCGCGCATCATTATTGCTATTTTGTTAGGAATTGCAATCGGGCACATTCTACCCTCTCCGCTTGTGCGACTATTTGCCACTTTCAATGCGCTTTTCAGTGAGTTACTCAACTTCTCTATCCCACTTATTATTCTTGGATTCGTTACCGTGGCCATTGCCGATATTGGTAAAAAAGCCGGTAAGATGTTGCTTATCACCGTCTCAATAGCCTATGGAGCCACGCTTTTCTCTGGCTTTCTTTCGTATTTTACCGGTTCGGCTCTGTTTCCTTTGCTGATAACGCCCGGCTCACCCTTAAATGAGTTCAATCAAGTTCAAGATGCTCTTCCTTACTTTTCCATAGCCATCCCTCCGCTTATGAATGTAATGACTTCGCTCGTACTTGCCTTCACTCTCGGATTAGGGCTTGCCGGCCTCAAAAGCAATTCGCTTAAAGAGGTAGCCAGAGACTTTCAGGAAATTATTCTCCAACTCATCAACTCCGTTATTTTGCCTTTACTGCCAATATACATATTCGGTATCTTTCTGAACATGACACATACCGGACAGGTATATTCAGTATTGACAGTCTTTATTAAAATCATCGGAGTCATTTTCTTGCTGCATATCTTTCTGTTGGTCTTTCAATATTGCATCGCTGCACTATTTGTAAAGCGCAACCCATTTAAATTGCTTGGCCGCATGATGCCCGCCTATTTTACAGCCTTAGGCACACAATCATCTGCTGCGACCATCCCCGTTACACTGGAGCAAACAAAGAAAAATGGAGTTTCGGCGGACATTGCCGGGTTTGTGATACCTCTTTGTGCTACCATCCATCTTTCGGGTAGTACCCTGAAGATAGTAGGTTGCGCACTGGCCTTAATGATGATGCAGGGAATGCCTCATGATTTCCCGATGTTTGCCGGATTCATTTTTATGCTTGGAGTTACGATGGTGGCTGCCCCCGGAGTACCCGGCGGAGCTATTATGGCGGCACTGGGAGTGTTACAATCAATGCTGGGCTTCGATCAATCGGCTCAGGCACTCATGATTGCACTCTATATTGCCATGGATAGCTTTGGGACAGCCTGCAACGTAACCGGCGACGGAGCCATAGCCCTTGTTATCGACAAAATCATGGGCAAAAAGCAGGCATTGCACAGCGAACTCTGA
- the gmd gene encoding GDP-mannose 4,6-dehydratase, with product MNKKTALITGITGQDGSFLAEFLIDKGYEVHGIIRRSSSFNTGRIEHLYLDEWVRDMKKDRLVNLHYGDMTDSSSLIRIIQQVQPDEIYNLAAQSHVKVSFDVPEYTAEADAVGTLRLLEAVRILGLEKKTRIYQASTSELFGKVQEVPQKETTPFYPRSPYGVAKQYGFWITKNYRESYGMFAVNGILFNHESERRGETFVTRKITLAAARIAQGFQDKLYLGNMDSLRDWGYAKDYVECMWLILQHDVPEDFVIATGEYHTVREFATLAFKEVGIELRWEGKGVDEKGIDAATGKTVVEIDPKYFRPSEVEQLLGDPTKAKTLLGWNPTQTSFPELVHIMATHDMKFVRKLHSKQTEE from the coding sequence ATGAATAAGAAAACAGCATTAATTACCGGTATCACCGGCCAGGACGGCTCGTTTTTAGCCGAATTTCTAATAGATAAAGGGTACGAAGTACACGGCATCATCCGCCGTTCCTCTTCCTTTAACACAGGTCGCATAGAACATTTATACCTCGACGAATGGGTGCGGGATATGAAGAAAGATCGCCTGGTAAATCTTCATTACGGAGACATGACGGACAGCAGTTCGCTGATCCGCATCATTCAGCAGGTACAACCCGATGAGATTTATAACCTCGCTGCACAGAGCCATGTAAAGGTATCGTTTGACGTACCGGAATATACGGCCGAAGCCGATGCAGTGGGTACGTTGCGTTTACTCGAAGCCGTACGCATACTTGGTTTGGAGAAGAAAACAAGAATATATCAGGCTTCCACATCAGAGCTTTTCGGAAAAGTACAGGAGGTTCCTCAAAAGGAGACCACTCCGTTTTATCCGCGTTCTCCGTATGGAGTAGCCAAACAATATGGTTTCTGGATTACTAAAAACTACCGCGAGAGCTACGGCATGTTTGCCGTAAACGGCATTCTGTTCAACCACGAAAGCGAACGTCGCGGAGAAACATTTGTAACCCGCAAAATTACGTTGGCTGCCGCACGCATTGCTCAGGGATTTCAAGACAAGTTGTATCTTGGAAACATGGACTCATTGCGCGACTGGGGTTACGCCAAAGATTACGTGGAGTGCATGTGGCTGATTCTGCAACATGATGTGCCCGAAGATTTTGTGATTGCCACAGGAGAGTATCACACTGTGCGAGAGTTTGCCACACTGGCTTTCAAAGAAGTGGGCATTGAACTTCGTTGGGAAGGCAAAGGAGTGGATGAAAAAGGGATTGACGCAGCTACGGGTAAAACGGTGGTCGAGATAGATCCAAAGTATTTCCGTCCCTCAGAAGTAGAACAATTATTGGGAGACCCCACCAAAGCAAAAACATTACTTGGCTGGAACCCTACACAGACTAGTTTCCCGGAACTAGTGCACATCATGGCGACACACGATATGAAGTTTGTGAGAAAGTTGCACAGTAAACAAACAGAGGAGTAA
- a CDS encoding GDP-L-fucose synthase gives MDKHIKIYVAGHHGLVGSAIWNNLKSKGYTNLVGRTHKELDLLDGVAVRQFFDEQQPEAVILAAAHVGGIMANSIYRADFIYKNLQIQQNIIGESFRHDVKKLLFLGSTCIYPRDAEQPMKEEALLTAPLEYTNEPYAIAKIAGLKMCESFNLQYGTNYIAVMPTNLYGPNDNFDLERSHVLPAMIRKIHLAHCLKEGNWEAVCKDMNLRPVERINGKSSRAEILAVLKKYGITETEVTLWGTGTPLREFLWSEEMADASVFVMEHVDFKDTYREGSKDIRNCHINIGTGKEISIRQLAERIVQTVGYQGKLTFDSNKPDGTMRKLTDPSKLHALGWHHQIDIEEGVKRMYEWYLNCYL, from the coding sequence ATGGATAAACATATCAAAATTTATGTGGCAGGGCATCACGGACTAGTGGGATCTGCCATCTGGAATAATCTGAAAAGCAAGGGCTATACCAATTTGGTAGGCCGCACACATAAAGAACTCGATTTACTGGATGGAGTCGCCGTCCGGCAGTTCTTTGACGAACAACAACCGGAAGCGGTTATTCTGGCTGCCGCTCACGTAGGAGGTATCATGGCTAACAGCATCTATCGGGCGGATTTTATCTACAAGAATTTACAGATTCAGCAGAACATCATCGGAGAGAGCTTTCGCCACGACGTAAAGAAGCTACTCTTTCTGGGCAGTACGTGCATCTATCCGCGTGATGCGGAGCAACCCATGAAAGAAGAAGCCTTGCTCACCGCCCCACTGGAGTATACCAACGAGCCGTATGCCATTGCCAAAATAGCGGGACTGAAAATGTGCGAAAGCTTCAACCTGCAATACGGCACCAACTACATAGCCGTGATGCCAACCAATTTGTACGGACCTAATGATAATTTCGATCTGGAACGCAGCCACGTACTACCGGCCATGATCAGAAAGATTCATCTGGCTCATTGCCTGAAAGAAGGAAATTGGGAAGCGGTGTGCAAAGACATGAATCTTCGTCCGGTAGAGAGAATCAACGGCAAAAGCTCCCGGGCAGAAATACTTGCCGTTTTAAAGAAATACGGCATCACCGAAACGGAGGTTACGCTCTGGGGCACAGGAACACCACTACGCGAATTCTTGTGGAGTGAAGAGATGGCAGACGCCAGTGTCTTCGTAATGGAACATGTAGATTTTAAAGATACGTACCGGGAAGGCAGCAAAGATATTCGCAACTGCCACATCAATATTGGCACAGGAAAAGAAATATCCATTCGCCAACTAGCCGAACGAATAGTACAGACCGTAGGCTATCAGGGCAAATTAACCTTTGACAGCAACAAGCCCGACGGCACGATGCGTAAACTTACAGATCCTTCAAAACTCCACGCACTGGGATGGCATCATCAAATTGACATTGAAGAAGGAGTGAAGCGAATGTATGAATGGTACCTGAATTGTTATTTATGA
- a CDS encoding AMP-binding protein has product MEQSFIAYIENSIKKNWDLDALTDYKGATLQYKDVARKIEKMHILFEESGIQKGDKIAICGRNSSHWGVAFLATLTYGAVIVPILHEFKTDNIHNIVNHSEAKLLFVGDMVWENLNESAMPLLEGVVLVNDFSVLISRSEKLTNAREHLNELFGKKYPKNFRQEHINYHKDQPEELAVINYTSGTTSYSKGVMLPYRSLWSNVEFAFEVLELKPGNKIVSMLPMAHMYGLAFEFLYEFSMGCQIYFLTRMPSPKIIFQAFAEVKPNLVVAVPLIIEKIIKKSILPKLETPAMRLLLKVPIINDKIKATVRTEMINAFGGNFEEIAIGGASFNPEIEKFLQMIEFPYTVGYGMTECGPIICYEDWKRFKPASCGKAVPRMEVKILSPDPGNVVGEIICRGTNVMLGYYKNEEATAQVIKNGWMHTGDLGLMDAEGNITIKGRSKNMLLSASGQNIYPEEIEDILNNMPYVAESIIVQQNEKLVGLVYPDFDDAFAHGLNHEDMDRVMEENRVALNAMLPAYSQISKMKVYPEEFEKTPKKSIKRFLYQEAKG; this is encoded by the coding sequence ATGGAACAAAGTTTTATCGCTTATATTGAAAATAGTATAAAGAAGAATTGGGATTTAGACGCCCTGACCGATTATAAAGGCGCCACCCTACAGTATAAAGATGTAGCCCGCAAAATAGAAAAGATGCATATTCTTTTCGAAGAAAGCGGAATTCAAAAAGGAGATAAGATTGCTATTTGCGGAAGAAACAGTTCTCATTGGGGAGTAGCTTTTCTGGCTACGCTGACTTATGGAGCGGTAATAGTACCTATATTGCACGAGTTTAAGACCGATAACATACACAACATAGTAAACCATTCCGAGGCTAAACTATTGTTTGTAGGCGATATGGTTTGGGAGAATCTGAACGAATCGGCCATGCCTTTGCTCGAAGGTGTGGTGTTGGTAAATGATTTCTCGGTTCTCATATCGAGGAGTGAAAAACTAACTAATGCACGCGAACATCTGAACGAACTGTTCGGGAAGAAATATCCAAAGAATTTTCGTCAGGAACATATCAATTACCACAAAGACCAGCCCGAAGAACTTGCTGTAATTAACTATACTTCCGGCACCACAAGCTATTCAAAGGGAGTGATGTTGCCCTACCGCAGTTTATGGTCGAACGTCGAATTCGCTTTCGAAGTATTGGAATTAAAGCCCGGAAACAAGATCGTATCCATGCTACCCATGGCACACATGTACGGCCTCGCATTCGAGTTTTTATATGAGTTTTCTATGGGTTGCCAGATTTATTTCCTTACCCGCATGCCCAGCCCCAAAATTATATTTCAGGCTTTTGCCGAGGTTAAACCTAATCTGGTTGTGGCCGTACCTCTTATTATTGAAAAGATCATCAAGAAAAGCATACTCCCAAAATTAGAGACTCCCGCAATGAGACTCTTACTTAAAGTACCAATTATTAATGATAAGATTAAAGCGACTGTTCGCACCGAAATGATCAATGCCTTTGGAGGAAACTTCGAAGAAATAGCCATAGGCGGTGCCTCTTTTAACCCCGAAATAGAGAAATTTCTGCAAATGATAGAGTTTCCGTACACCGTAGGATACGGAATGACCGAATGCGGCCCCATCATCTGTTACGAAGACTGGAAACGATTCAAACCCGCTTCGTGTGGTAAGGCGGTTCCCCGTATGGAAGTGAAAATACTTTCTCCCGATCCCGGAAATGTGGTGGGAGAAATTATATGCCGGGGAACCAATGTAATGCTGGGATACTATAAAAATGAAGAAGCTACCGCACAGGTTATTAAAAACGGCTGGATGCATACCGGAGATCTTGGTCTTATGGATGCCGAAGGCAATATTACAATTAAAGGCAGAAGCAAAAATATGCTACTCAGTGCCAGCGGGCAAAACATATATCCCGAAGAAATTGAAGATATTCTGAATAACATGCCTTATGTAGCCGAGAGCATTATCGTGCAACAAAACGAGAAACTCGTTGGTTTGGTTTATCCTGACTTTGACGATGCCTTTGCCCACGGATTAAATCACGAAGATATGGACCGTGTCATGGAAGAGAACCGAGTAGCTCTCAATGCCATGTTACCGGCTTATAGCCAAATTTCTAAAATGAAAGTATATCCCGAGGAATTCGAGAAAACGCCGAAAAAGAGCATTAAGAGATTCTTGTATCAAGAAGCCAAAGGTTAA